A window of Synechococcus sp. MW101C3 genomic DNA:
GTTCGGGCTTCCGCCCTCCGCCGGCCTTCCACCACGACGCTCCGGCTGGGAAACTGGAGAGGCTGAACGTTCTTGCTGACGTGCCGATGAGCCTGCCTCGATGAGCGCCAACGGCTATCGCGACTACTACAAAGTGCTGGGCCTTGAACGGGGAGCCGACGCGGACGCCATCAAGCGTTCCTTCCGCAAGCTGGCCCGTCAGCACCATCCGGATGTGAACCCCGGCGACGCGGCGGCAGAAGCACGCTTCAAGGAGATCAGTGAGGCCTATGAGGTGCTCTCCGATCCTGACAAGCGCCGCAAGTATGAACAGTTTGGCCAGTACTGGAGCCAGATGGGCGGTGGCGGCGCACCGGGTGTCGATGTGGATTTCAGCCGCTACGGCAACTTCGACGACTTCATCAACGACCTGCTCGGTCGCTTCGGCGGGGCCGCCGGCCCCGGTGGCTTCGCGGGTGCACCGGGCGGGTTCGGCTTCTCGGGAGGCTTTCCGGCCGGGTTCGGCGGCGGCTTCACTCCAGGCACCGGCCGCGCTAGCGGCGCCCAGCTGGACGCGGAAGCCACGATCACCATCACCTTTGCCGATGCCTTTCGCGGCTGCGAGCGCACCCTGGCCGTCAACGAAGAGCGGGTTCAGGTGCGCGTGCCCGCTGGGGTGAAGAACGGCAGCCGCCTGCGCCTCAAGGGCAAAGGCAACCTCCAGCCCGGCACCGGCCGGCGCGGCGACCTCTACCTCAACCTCACCCTGCAGGAGCATCCAGTCTGGAAGCTGGAGGGGGATCAGCTACGGGCCGATCTGCCACTCAGCCTCGACGAGCTCGCCCTTGGCGGGGATATCCGGGTGATCACCCCTGACGGCGATGCCACCGTTCAGGTACCCCCCGGTGTGCCCCTGGGGCGCAGCCTGCGCTTGAAGGGCAAGGGCTGGCCCCAGAAAGATGGCCGCGGCGATCTGTTGCTCACCCTCACCCTTGCCCTGCCTGACACCTACAGCCAGCAGGAGCGAAAGCTGCTCGAGCAGCTGCGCGATGCGCGCAGCACCGACCCAAGGCGGGAGTGGTGCAAAGCCGCCATTCTCTGAACCCCTGCCACAGGAGGGCCTCCGAGGCGGGGAGCGCTGATCCGTAGGATCCGGCCAGCAGGTTTGCCCGTATGGAACTCACCTATCGACCCCGTCGGTTGCGCCGCACCCCGGCTCTTCGAGCGATGGTGCGCGAGTTTCACCTCGACCCCGCCGATTTCATCTACCCCCTGTTCGTGCACGAAGGGGCCAGCAATGAGCCGATTGAGGCCATGCCCGGCTGCCAGCGCTGGAGCCTGGAAGGGCTCGTGGAAGAAGTGGGCCGCGCCTGGGATCTGGGCATCCGCTGCGTGGTGCTCTTCCCCAAGGTGGCCGATGGCCTCAAAACGGAAGACGGCGCTGAATGCTTCAACGAGGGCGGGCTGATTCCTCGTGCCATTCGCCGCCTGAAACAGGAACACCCGGCCATGGCGATCATGACCGACGTCGCTCTTGATCCCTATTCCTGCGATGGCCATGACGGCATCGTCAACAGCGAAGGTGTGGTGCTGAACGATGAAACCGTGGCCCAGCTGTGCCGTCAGGCGGTGGCTCAGGCCCGCGCCGGCGCCGATCTGCTCGGCCCCAGCGACATGATGGATGGCCGGGTGGGAGCGATCCGGGAGGCGCTCGATGAAGAAGGCTTTGAGCACATCGGCATCATCAGCTACACCGCTAAGTACGCCTCCGCTTACTACGGCCCCTTCCGGGAGGCACTCGATTCCGCCCCGCGTCCGGTGGGGAACAAGCCGATCCCCAAAGACAAGTCCACGTATCAGATGGATCCGGGCAACGGCCGCGAGGCGCTCACCGAAGCCTTGCTGGATGAGCAGGAAGGGGCCGACATCCTGATGGTCAAGCCGGGCCTGGCTTATCTCGACATCATCCATCGCCTGCGCGAGGAATCGGAACTGCCGATTGCGGCTTACAACGTGAGTGGTGAGTACGCCATGGTGAAGGCAGCTGCCCAGCGCGGCTGGATCGACGAGCGCGCCGTGGTGCTCGAAACGCTGCTCTGTTTCAAGCGCGCCGGTGCCGATCTGATCCTCACCTACCACGCCTGCGATGCGGCCCGATGGCTGAGCGAACGGTGACCTCCTCCGAGCCGGCGGCACCTCGCCCCACTGGTCAGGGCCGGCGGCGCCCCTCCCCATTGATGGTGTGGGTGCTGGCCCCCTGGCTGGTGGCTCTGTTGCTCGTGCTGCTCGCCCTGCGCCTGCTCGCCCTTGAGGATTTCAATCTTCAGGCCTCCGGCTGGGGCCTGCTGGGCAGCGCCGCCATCTGCTTCTCGATCGGCTGCGTCTGCCGGGTGTCGCTGCTGCTGGCCGACCGGCGCTGAGCTCCGCCTCACCACAGGTCCTGTGGCGGCTCAGAATGGACTCAAGACCAGGACACTGTCGATGCCGGTGCGAAGACTGGGCCACGTGGCCCTGCGGGTGCAGGACATGGCCCGCGCCAAGGCGTTTTATCAGGCCCTCGGCCTGCGCCTCACCTGGGAAGCCGACGATTGGTCCTATCTGCAGGCCCCCGACGGCGGTGACGGGGTGGCCCTGCTGAGCCCGGCCTATACCGCCGCCGGGCCCCACTTCGCCTTTCACTTCAGCGAGCGCGCCGAGGTGGATGTTGTTCACGGCGAGCTGCGCGCCGCTGGCCATCCGGTGGGCCCGCTGCATGATCACCGCGACGGCACCGCTTCCTTTTACCTCCAGGATTCGGAAGGAAACTGGCTGGAGATGCTCTACGAGCCGCCCGAAGGCATCCCCTCCAACCAGGGCGAGGAGCCGATCGCTGCGGCTCTGCCTGATGGCTCCTCAGCCGCCATGGCCGGCGCCGGAGCCACCGGAGCC
This region includes:
- a CDS encoding DnaJ C-terminal domain-containing protein codes for the protein MSANGYRDYYKVLGLERGADADAIKRSFRKLARQHHPDVNPGDAAAEARFKEISEAYEVLSDPDKRRKYEQFGQYWSQMGGGGAPGVDVDFSRYGNFDDFINDLLGRFGGAAGPGGFAGAPGGFGFSGGFPAGFGGGFTPGTGRASGAQLDAEATITITFADAFRGCERTLAVNEERVQVRVPAGVKNGSRLRLKGKGNLQPGTGRRGDLYLNLTLQEHPVWKLEGDQLRADLPLSLDELALGGDIRVITPDGDATVQVPPGVPLGRSLRLKGKGWPQKDGRGDLLLTLTLALPDTYSQQERKLLEQLRDARSTDPRREWCKAAIL
- the hemB gene encoding porphobilinogen synthase: MELTYRPRRLRRTPALRAMVREFHLDPADFIYPLFVHEGASNEPIEAMPGCQRWSLEGLVEEVGRAWDLGIRCVVLFPKVADGLKTEDGAECFNEGGLIPRAIRRLKQEHPAMAIMTDVALDPYSCDGHDGIVNSEGVVLNDETVAQLCRQAVAQARAGADLLGPSDMMDGRVGAIREALDEEGFEHIGIISYTAKYASAYYGPFREALDSAPRPVGNKPIPKDKSTYQMDPGNGREALTEALLDEQEGADILMVKPGLAYLDIIHRLREESELPIAAYNVSGEYAMVKAAAQRGWIDERAVVLETLLCFKRAGADLILTYHACDAARWLSER
- a CDS encoding VOC family protein, which translates into the protein MPVRRLGHVALRVQDMARAKAFYQALGLRLTWEADDWSYLQAPDGGDGVALLSPAYTAAGPHFAFHFSERAEVDVVHGELRAAGHPVGPLHDHRDGTASFYLQDSEGNWLEMLYEPPEGIPSNQGEEPIAAALPDGSSAAMAGAGATGAAALAGQVQGLA